ctgggctggaggtggggcgGCCTCCTCCCCCGGGGCCGCTCCCAGGCCCCCGAGCTGGCCCTCCCCAGGGCGGCGCACAGTAGGGGCGCAGCAAACCGAAGCTGTggcggccgcggccccgcccccccgccTGGCAGGCACGCCCGGCCCCTTCGCCAGCGCAGCCCAGGGTCACCAGGCTGTGGCTCTCCCAGGAGAGAGGACCCTGGCCCGGTTCAGCCCCTCCCCGTGCCCCGGAATTTCGGAGGCTCCCAGGGGCACGAAGCCCGGCCAAGGTCACACAACGGCCCTGGCCAGGTGAAAGCGGCGGCAGGGGGCGAGGGTGCAGGGCGCCAGGGTCTCCCAAGGTCACAGGGCGTGGTGTGCAGCaccagagcccccagcccctacATGCGGGGCGGCCGCAGTGGAGCCCGGCTCCTCGGCTCCAGGCTGTGTGGCCTCCCTGAGCCCCTGTTCCgtggggggctgggagaggggggGTCTCGATGGTGGCAACGGGGGCCACTCACGCACCCTGGACCCCAGAGGCCCAGCCAGACCGGCCCCTGCCCGCCTCGTGGAGGGGAGCTTCCAAACGCGACCCTGGgaacccagccccctccccacccactatGCGGCAGGGGAGGCCCGGGCACAGAGAGGGTGGGCGGCccgcccacagccacacagccaagCCTGGTGCGCAGGTGCGGCTGCCAGGCCCGCGCCCTCGTGGCCAGGCGGCCTGTGTTGCAAGGTTGGTCCCGAAGGGTTACCCCGCCCCGACCTGGTGCCAATCCCGGCCTGGCCCCGTCCCCAGCCCGGGGCTTAATGGGCCAGGAATGCAGTGTCTGGACTGGGGGCGCCGAGGGCACCGGGCAGCTGCcggcctgccccctgcccgcctGCCCACCCTGGGCACCTGCCCTCGCGGGCGGGCGGGCCAGACTCCAGAGCGAACAGGCCCTCGGCCATCTTACGAGTCCATTTTATTGCCCTAAATGGGGAGGGGCTTCCTGCCCGGGCCTTAAAGGGCCAGAGGCAGGAAGGCTGCGGACCCAGTGggaagtgtgggggtgggggcgggaggggcggAGATGAGGTGGCCTCAGGCCGCCCGCCTGACCCCCAGCCCACGGGCGGGGCCGAGCCACCCTGTTCCCGTGTCCCCAGTGCCGTTGTGGGCTGGGAAGCCCAGAGCTGTGACCAAAGCTGGATTCCAGGAGGAAGCCTTGGAAAGCCGGAGCCGTCCACTGTGGAGAGGGAGTGAGCTTCCCGTCGCAGGGGGCAAACAAGGCAGGGCTCCGCACAAGCCCATCGCTGCGCGCCCTGccctcagctccagctgcaccTGCTACCCAGCATGCCCAGTGAGGGGGGCTGGGCCGACCCCCAGAGCCTCtgacctcctccctccctgtcaccgGGAGCCACCGGCAGCACCCCCGCGGCAGCCCGAGCAGGTGGCGGGCACACAGCCTGGTCCCTCCTGGCCGACACATCCTGCACGGAGGTCGGACCACAAAGGCGTGGGTGGGGACTGAGTGGCCGTCCACGGCCTGCTGGGGGGACAGATGGAGGCACCGGCCCTGCGGCCACGCTCTTCCCGGGTTCCTGGCGGGAGCCTTCCGTGCCTTGGGGCCCTGAACTTGGGGTTTGGGCcccgggggcaggggagaggggccgCCTGGTCTTGGGCCCCATGGGGCAGGGGGCCATCAGCACCGCCCATCGGGCAgagacttgcccagggtcactcaGCGGAGCTGGGGTTTGAGCGCAGACCATCTGACCACCTAGTCCTGCCTAACGAGTCCTCCCAgggcgccccgcccccggcacaCTGCCCCCAGCTACCAGCAGGGGACAAACCCAAGCCCGCAcccaggggctgtggggctgaGGAGCGCCAGGGAGGGGGGAGCTCCCACAGGGGGCCCGCGGTGGGGTCAGTCCGAGAGGGTCACCCAGAGTCCCGGAAGGAAGCCGGCCCAGGGGAATCTCCCCATTGTGCTGACCGGGACAACCGAGGCTGGCGGGGTGGGGCCTCAGgccgggctgggcctgggccaccctGACCCTCACCCAACCTCATTCCTCTGGTCCCAGCCCCCGGTCCCAGGGCTGTCACGGGCAGGTGCCAGGTGGACACTCGTCCAACCCCCAGGCGGGTGCCTGCTGTGCCCTGAGCCGACCTGGACGCTCCCTGTCCCGCTGCCGTGGGCCCCACCGGACAGAGGGGGTCCCCTAGCACCGCAGCCCCTCGCACACTTGCCTTGGGGAGCTGACCTCTGCTCCCCTGGCCTAATGGGGGGGAGGCTCGGCAGGGGGCCTGGAGGCCGGGgaccctgtgtgaccttggcggcctccctgccctctctgtgcctcaatgtCACCTTTAGGCACCGGGCTTCCTAGGCAGACAGCTGCCTGCAGGACGTCGGGGGAGCACAGAAGCCAGGTCCAGCCCCGGGCCGGTGACCTTGGGCCTCGGCTGCCGCCCCCGGCCCTACAACGGCACCTGCTGGGAGGCCACCCCCTGGACCCTCCCCGGGGGCCCAGGCTAGGCTCGGCCTCTGCGGGTCCCAGAGAAGGGACCAGGCGCCTGTGCTGAGGGCTGCGTGGCGCCCGGCCCAGCCCGGGGTGCTGAGTGGCCACCACGCAGCCAATCAGAACTGAATAATAAATACCCCCCCAGAGCGACCCACGAATTAAAATTTCAGTGTCCCCGATAGCTCCTCTTTCATTCATCGggctcccgccccctccccggctcgTCGCCACAGCGATGGCTGGCGGTAAACAGAGCCCCGAGCCCGCCAGAGGTGCCGGGCCGGCCTGATTAGgggcccccgggggggggggcctgcagtCCTCCGGGGCCCCGGCCTGAGCGCCCCGGACCTCTCCCAGGCCGGCTCTGCCAGTAGGAAGTGATCGGCGGGCGGTGGGgaggccaccccccccccagcatgGGAGCGGCACCCTCGGGGTTACGCCCTGGCCCTGATCTGGGTGGGTGGCGGGGTGACATGGAAGCCCGGGCTACCCCGTCGGCGGGCGCCAGTCCCCAGAGGCAGCTGGCAGGCAGGGGGGTGGCCGGCCAATCCCGCCACCCATGGGTGAGCCAGGTGGGCGCCGCGGGGGGGAAGGGGCACCCACAGCTCTCTCACTTCCGCCGGCTGCCCAAGGAGGGGGCAGAGGCGCTGCCTGCctcccctggccccaggcagccTACGGCATGCATTCCACCAACACCAAGTGGGCGCCGACTGCGTGCCCGGCCTGGCTGGACAGCACCCGCGGCTGCGGCCCCCCGGGGCTCGCGCGCAGAGCGGCCCAGAACCCGCAGAGGCCCAGGCCAGCCGGGGGCGTCCGGGCTGCACCGCGCGGCGCAGCCCCCGGGACAGGCTCCCGGcctcggggctgggggagggggcggctctCCGGCCAGGCGGGCGAGGGGGAGGGCGAGAGGCCAGGAGGGGGCCGGATCCCACCCTCTCCCCCCCGCCCATGCCCGGGCTCCGCGGTCGCACGTGGTGGTGGCGTCaggggaaaggggggggggtccGGGCCGGAGGAGACGGGGTCACGCGCTTtgggggcgcgggcgggggagCGGGGCACCATATCCCCCAACCCGCGGTCCTCCGTGTCCGCGGGTCGCGGCCGAGCCCGCCGCGCGAGCAAggacaggggccaggggccaggcgggtccccccacccagggctgagtcaggcccgGGCGGGGGCAGGAagcggccccctcccccgcccggccgcagcgcgcggCCCCCGCCCGGCTCCgccgcgcgcccgcccgccccgcgcagGGGGCTCCTACCTCCTTCCCGGGGCAGCGGCGAGGGGGCCCGgccccggcggcggcggtggcggcggctgcGGCTGGGCTGGCTCCCTCCGAGGGGCCGGGAGGCGGCAGTGAGCCTGGCCCCGCGCCACCCCCCGCCGCCGGCGGCCAATCCCCACCCGGGCTGGGGGGAGGGCGATGCAAATTACCCCGGATCTGggtccgcccgcccgcccgcccgcccccccACGCCCGGCCCGGCCTGCGCTAGGCCGCGCATCCCCGGGCTCGCCTGCGCCGCGCGGCCGCCCGGGCCGCCACCCTCCCCGGGGGAGCGCCGGGAGGGTGAccccccggggcggggggccgaggggaggggggctggggacGGTTACACAACTCGGCGGGGAGGGgccccggggcggggagggggccggcccGCGGGCCGCGCAGCCGGAAGCCGGGGACCGCCACCGGCCCCCGGCGAGGGGAACCCggctgcaggccccgcccccgcgccggcccgccccgcccctcgcgcCGCGCCGTGCCAGCGGCCCGCGCCCATTGGCCCGCCGGCCCGCCGCTCACCGCCCCTCCTCCGCACCGCCCCTACCCGCGAGCCGCGGCGGGCCGCCGGCGCGGCGCACCCTGGGACTTGGAGTCCGGGCCGCCGCCACCTGCCGGGCGCGCGCGGCAGAGCAAACTACGACACCCAGAAGCCCGCGCGGCGCCTCCCGCCCACCCGGacaccccaccccttccccctcctttGCAAAGCCCCCCTCCCTGTTTtttcagccccctcccccccatcccccatggagctccatcctggccaaCTCCAACGTATGCACGCAGCACCGAAaggcccccccccgggggggaggCGAGAgcggccccccagccccagctgcaaaCTTAGCACGCGACGCGCCCCCCTGTGTCCCCACGCCGGCTCCCCCCCACCCTCAATGCAgccccgctccccctcccccgcacccCTCGGGCCCGGGAGCCCCGAAAAGCCATGCAcccgggcgtggggggggggtagCTGGCGCACCAGCCCGTGCACTTGGCCCGCGAGCCCCCTGCCCCGGcggcagcccccccacccccggcccgcggcgccccGGCCCCCGGGCAGCCGGCCGCCCggcaccccctcctcctccgAAACTTGGGGAGCGTCCCCCGGCCTGAGCGAGCGGTGGGCGCAGCGCCCCCCGCCCGTGCCGGGCCGCGCCGAGCGCCGCCTTACCTcacggggccgggccgggccggggcgcgcggggccggggcccggggctggggctgcgctCCTCGGCCGCTCGTCCGGGGGTGCGCGGCGCTCGCTGTCCCCGCGCGTGTCCCCGCGTCGCTCCctcgcgcggcggcggcggcggcggcgtcacGGCCCCTACAGTAACCGTACAGTACAGCCAAAGCCCCGTATGATGCTCGCGACTCCCTTCCTGGTTTCTCCGAGGGCAAGAGGGGTCCTCCCTTGTCTTAAAGGTGCCGCAGCCGCCGGccccccccgcccggccccccCCCGGCCCGGAGGCGAGAACAGGCTCGGCAGGTCCCCTCTTGCCACGTCTCTGCCCTCCCGTGGGGCTTCGCTCGCTGCGCGCCGGGGAGACCGGGCTGTTATTAGGCTGTGccaagttgggggggggggtccggcGCGCCCCCCCTGCCCTGACCTCTCCGCCCCGCTGCGCGGCGCCGTGCCAGCGCGCGGGCTTATCTGGCCCCAAAGCTCCCCAGGGCGCAGGGAGGGGGGGGAGCGGgccccccggggcgggggggcgggggcctGCAGATAAACAGGCCCCCAGCCTCTGCGCAGGGGcggggtgcaggctgggggggCGCGCGGGCTTTGCCCCCGACgcccggggcggggcagggtggcagcggcggcgggggcggggagcgcgCGGTGCGCACTGACTGCGAGGCCgacgcgggcgggcgggcgggcgtggGTCGCGAGGCCCTGGCGGTGGGGGGCCGCGAGGGTggggacccccgcccccgccgcacgCGCCCCGCCGGGACCCGGCGCCCGcccgcctcagtttccccagcggCGCAAGCGCGCCCGCGGAGGGGCCGGGGGTCGGCGGCGGGGGGCTCGGGGCTGGGCGCGCGGGGGCTGCCCGGGCCGCCAGTGGAATCGCCAACCTGCCCGCTCCGCGGTTATGTAAAGGCGGCGCTGCACCCGCCGCGCCAGGGGCGTCGCGGGGGAAGGGGCTGGCGAGGGGCGGGCAGGGCGGTGGTTCGCTGAGCTCGCCAACTTCCCCCACCCGGCTGCGGGCCGCTGGGCGGGCCGGGGACGCCCGGGGCTTGCGGGCCGCTCCCGCAGCCTGCGTGGCCGGCGAAGGGCGGAGGTGGGGACTCGCCAGGCGCTGGCTcggcccaactttttttttttttttttttaattcttcgcCCCTGTCCATTTCGCCCACTTCCTCCCCGGCCGTGGGAGCGGTCCGGCAGGGAACGGGGGAGGGGCGGCTGGGGACGTGCGGCGACAAACAGCGTGACCCAGCCGCCCCGGCCGGCCGCGGCTGTGCGCACAGGGTGTGCGGGGAGCGCGGGGCCGCGGGcgcgagcctcagtttcccctctgcGCGTGCACGCGGCTTGCGGCGGCCCCGGGACCGGCTGCCTCACTCCCCTGTTATGCTTGATATTCATTGTTATCGATCGCTGTTCTCAGCCAGGTCCGCCGCGGcgggaggggggggaggaggaaatGGGAGATGGGGGCGTTGAGCTTTGGCCCCCGCCTCCATCTCTGGCAGTGTGATCCCAGGGCCCTTCCACACCCAAACGGGCTGAATCCGATTTGGTGAAAATAATTTGATAATTTGGCTTCGAGGGGATGGGGGGCAGGGCGAGGGGCAGCCTAAACCAGACAGGTGTTTgggaagggccagggccagggccagggtgaggATGGCCCCAGGGGCCCGCGGGCAGCTCAGTGCTGGTCCCGGCCCCCGGCCGGTGGGACAGAGGCACGGGTCACAGGTGCCCTTGCCGGTCACAGGCTGCCGGTTCCTGAACTGTGGCTCAGACCTGGCCCTCCAGGGGCCCCGTCCCCCGCCCGTTCCCGCGGGAGGGAGGAAGGCCCCCACCACCTTCccagcctggctgggggctgggcggtGAATCGTCTCCGGTCTCCTtgcatctggggaagcagaggtCTGAGCACGTGAACCCCAGCCCGGGGCCAGCGGGGGGCCTGGAGCCGGGCTGACggcagcgggggctgggccctCCGTGCGCTCCACGCCGGCCGGGGCGGCTGCACTGGCCTCGGAGCCCGGCTGCGCACCCGCCCTCAGAGCTAATAAAGCGGAGACGGAGACCAGCGAGCTGACCTGTCTGACCCTCAGAGTCCGGGCAGGGCTTCCGAGGGCTGTGACGAGGGAGACAGGAGATGGCACAGGTGACGCGGGACAGCCAGGCAGTGCCTGAACCGGGAAGAGCCCTCGGCACGCGAGCTGGGGCTGCGCTATTGTACGTTACCGCTAAGGTACAAATATTGTGTTGTTTGGATCTTGTCCCCAGACGTGAgtatgcattatttttattattatttgaacgggggagagagagacagacagaggccttccatccactgggtcactccccagatggccacagcagccagggctgggccaggccagagccaggagcccggagctccatccgggtctcccacgtgggtgcagggcccagccctgggccatcctctgctgctttcccaggccacagcagggagccggctCGGAAGTGGCGCAGCCCGGACTCTAACCGTGGGACGCTGGCGTcacgggcagcggctttacccgctatgccgatGCGCGTTTTTAACCTGTAGCAGGCTTTGCCATCCTGGTGCAGGGACAAAGACCCAGAGGGGGCGAAAACTTCACGCCGGGCGTATGGGAGACGCGACGGCGCGTGGCAGGCGCGGCAGGCCTGTTTGTTtcttcatatataatttttttttttttgacaggcagagtggacagtgagagagaaagacagagagaaaggtcttcctttttgccgttggttcaccctccaatggccgccgcggtaggcgcgctgcggccggcgcaccgcactgatccgatggcaggagccaggtgcttctcctggtctcccatggggtgcagggcccaagcacttgcgccatcctccactgccctccctggccacagcagagagctggcctggaagaggggcaaccgggacaggatcggtgccccgaccaggactagaacctggtgtgccggcgccgcaaggcagaggattagcctagtgagccgcggcgccggcttcacatataatttttaaaaatttgtcttcattttttattggaaaggctgagagagacagagacctgttCGCTTACCAGTTCAATGCCcgcaacagcccgggctgggctgggccgaagccgggagccaggagctccatccggggctcccacgtgggtgcaggggcccagggacttaggccgccacctgccgcctcccagggtgggcagggagctggggccgggAGCAGGGCGGCGCTCGCGGGAACCCAGACCCTGTGCTGTGGACGCAGACCCCGCAGGCCTTGCCCCGACTGCCATGCCACACGTCCGGCCCCACGCAGGCCATGTCCAACGGAGCGTTCTCGGCCCGTTTCCAGGGGGTCCGGAGGGAGCTGGGGGCCGCAAGA
Above is a window of Lepus europaeus isolate LE1 unplaced genomic scaffold, mLepTim1.pri SCAFFOLD_229, whole genome shotgun sequence DNA encoding:
- the LOC133754598 gene encoding basic proline-rich protein-like — protein: MHSTNTKKRPPPPPGRSARPPPGSAARPPAPRRGLLPPSRGSGEGARPRRRRWRRLRLGWLPPRGREAAVSLAPRHPPPPAANPHPGWGEGDANYPGSGSARPPARPPTPGPACARPRIPGLACAARPPGPPPSPGERREGDPPGRGAEGRGAGDGYTTRRGGAPGRGGGRPAGRAAGSRGPPPAPGEGNPAAGPAPAPARPAPRAAPCQRPAPIGPPARRSPPLLRTAPTREPRRAAGAAHPGTWSPGRRHLPGARGRANYDTQKPARRLPPTRTPHPFPLLCKAPLPGGSGGGGGERAVRTDCEADAGGRAGVGREALAVGGREDPLGGYRKHLPPPPSLDESPHSREGDISQPLVDWAGLGRQSEKRQPREGRAGQAAAAGAGRRGPEAGGAARHLSGQGAATCRLLPRPARGPGIPASKSSREEAPRRLRPGPACGRCCRDPCGDSAPFRSPDPSREAPGSPQTGPSGKPSHGFLRPL